The Stygiolobus azoricus genome window below encodes:
- a CDS encoding FAD-binding oxidoreductase yields MECKELFEPTSYEEILEIVRNANDSGKKVHILGLETHHVVEKPFEICISTIRLDKILESSTSDLYVSVQSGVRFNDLQEHLSNNNLFFPAFYEGTIGGLISTNLPSPFSLWYPYPRDLILGAKIVTGDGKLIKSGGKTTKFSSGYKIWKALSGALGTLGIYLELYIKVLPKPEKIISVKVDRPEDIIRENPWGIISFLDSSKISTYAIFAGFSSYIEKISKNSEVIEGILPTDMKCERIYGVVTARGEELQLLKKFSSGIAFYGSGYVRTCDEKALSLRSEDYTVVIEKGCRDSEDCLGYSYTSLRLLKNSLDPNHVLCSGIAFDC; encoded by the coding sequence ATGGAATGTAAAGAATTGTTTGAACCTACAAGTTATGAAGAGATCTTAGAAATCGTAAGAAACGCTAATGATAGCGGTAAGAAAGTTCACATTCTGGGACTGGAAACTCATCACGTAGTCGAAAAACCATTCGAAATTTGTATATCCACTATAAGGTTAGACAAGATCTTAGAAAGTTCTACTTCTGACCTATACGTGTCTGTTCAAAGCGGGGTTAGGTTCAATGACCTTCAAGAACATCTGTCCAATAACAACTTGTTCTTTCCTGCATTTTACGAAGGTACTATCGGTGGTCTGATATCAACTAATTTACCCTCGCCGTTCTCCCTATGGTACCCTTATCCTAGAGACTTAATATTAGGGGCGAAAATAGTCACAGGTGACGGAAAATTAATAAAGAGCGGAGGAAAGACTACAAAGTTCTCTAGTGGTTACAAGATTTGGAAAGCTCTCTCGGGAGCATTAGGAACCTTGGGTATTTACCTAGAACTTTATATCAAAGTTTTACCTAAACCCGAGAAAATAATATCAGTAAAAGTCGACAGACCTGAAGATATTATACGAGAAAACCCATGGGGAATAATATCGTTTCTAGATTCTTCAAAGATCTCCACCTATGCAATTTTTGCAGGATTTTCAAGTTATATTGAAAAGATCTCGAAAAACTCAGAAGTAATAGAAGGCATTTTACCAACGGATATGAAATGCGAAAGGATCTACGGGGTAGTTACAGCCAGAGGTGAAGAATTACAACTTTTAAAAAAATTCTCCTCTGGGATAGCGTTTTACGGAAGTGGATATGTTAGAACGTGTGACGAAAAAGCTCTTTCATTACGCAGCGAGGATTACACTGTAGTGATCGAAAAGGGGTGTAGAGATAGTGAGGATTGTTTGGGTTATTCCTATACCTCTCTAAGGTTACTGAAAAATTCATTAGATCCAAATC
- a CDS encoding FAD-binding oxidoreductase, which produces MQLIEELKQIVGEEWVISSDEKRLYGFDGLSAVKGEPELVILPGSEDEVVKVIRLLISRRKKVIVRGSGTSLSGATVPLNGDEVVVGLSRINKVYSIEGLEIEVGPGIVNAMVTKNAPPHLFYAPDPASYQVSSIGGNISHDSGGIHVVKYGPTYNSVIRLKVILPNGEVEEFKPSPFLNPSSIFIGAEGTLGAILRARLRLFVRPKERKTVIASFNSLRDAANAIVEIFRSGVIPSALEMMDRYSIIAIEKSRYKAGLPESEALLLIELDGSQVAEEESRVKYVISNNRGEIINTKDESKYWNARKGAFPAMGTISPAYITLDCNVLRSNLAETLEKIREISKKYNVYIANVFHAGDGNLHPLISYNPEDFDSFYRAVKASDEIEKLVLNNGGVPSGEHGIGIEKVKYLEVYYDEISLDVMKRLKMTFDPEGLFNPCKMFGNCKVSSRELKVLWEWD; this is translated from the coding sequence GTGCAATTAATTGAGGAGCTAAAGCAGATCGTAGGAGAGGAGTGGGTGATTTCTTCTGATGAAAAAAGGCTATACGGTTTTGATGGTCTATCCGCTGTTAAGGGAGAACCAGAACTTGTTATTCTACCGGGAAGCGAAGATGAGGTCGTTAAGGTAATAAGGTTGTTAATTTCACGGAGAAAGAAAGTGATAGTCAGAGGTTCAGGTACCAGTCTTAGTGGAGCTACAGTTCCGCTTAATGGCGATGAAGTAGTTGTAGGCTTAAGCAGGATTAACAAAGTATACAGTATAGAAGGCTTAGAAATAGAAGTAGGTCCGGGTATAGTTAACGCCATGGTTACTAAAAACGCTCCTCCTCACTTATTTTACGCACCAGATCCTGCAAGTTACCAAGTTTCAAGCATCGGGGGTAACATATCGCATGACTCGGGAGGTATTCATGTTGTTAAGTACGGCCCTACTTACAACAGTGTAATAAGATTAAAGGTAATTTTGCCGAATGGTGAGGTTGAGGAATTTAAGCCTTCACCGTTTCTCAACCCGAGTAGTATATTTATAGGAGCAGAGGGTACGCTCGGAGCTATACTTAGAGCTAGACTTAGATTATTCGTGCGACCTAAGGAGAGAAAAACTGTAATAGCTTCATTTAACTCATTAAGGGATGCTGCGAATGCGATAGTGGAGATATTCAGAAGCGGTGTAATACCTTCAGCCTTAGAGATGATGGACAGATACTCGATTATAGCTATAGAAAAGAGCAGATATAAGGCAGGTTTGCCAGAGAGCGAAGCACTGCTATTAATAGAGCTTGACGGTTCGCAAGTAGCCGAGGAAGAGAGTAGAGTGAAATATGTGATAAGTAATAATAGAGGAGAAATAATAAACACTAAGGACGAGTCGAAGTATTGGAATGCAAGGAAAGGTGCTTTTCCTGCTATGGGAACTATATCCCCCGCATATATAACTCTGGACTGTAACGTGCTAAGAAGTAACTTAGCTGAAACATTAGAAAAAATAAGGGAGATATCCAAGAAATATAATGTTTATATTGCTAACGTGTTTCATGCAGGGGACGGTAATCTACACCCTCTAATTTCCTATAATCCGGAAGACTTCGATAGCTTTTATAGGGCAGTCAAAGCGAGCGATGAAATAGAAAAGCTAGTGTTAAATAACGGTGGTGTACCTTCAGGTGAACACGGAATAGGGATCGAGAAGGTAAAGTATCTCGAAGTATATTACGACGAGATAAGCTTGGATGTAATGAAGAGGTTGAAAATGACGTTCGATCCGGAAGGTTTGTTCAATCCTTGTAAGATGTTCGGTAATTGTAAAGTAAGTTCAAGAGAGTTAAAGGTGTTATGGGAATGGGATTAA
- a CDS encoding (Fe-S)-binding protein — translation MGLKEELSKCVHCGFCLEACPTYVITRSETHSPRGRITAVKLGIDSVGLNTCMFCRRCELACPSGVKYSDIITSVRKPNAIEKVLVRMLERPETLTPFIKPVLRLNGSTPLSHEEEDYDLVLFPGCIMSVIFRSTVENALRFLKSRGYRVKILNGCCGLAHTHVGETRRAEELISKLKEIKKPIVSLSSNCSAHMKEKGLNVYDFSEFLVKFIKELPKKDMEVTLHQPCHAHLLGIDKYDRQVLEMMGIRIREAEEPSFECGAGGDYFIFNKDMASQVMQIKKEKTLKSGANIVVSTNPSCSIAFIKMGLNPTHIADLIFK, via the coding sequence ATGGGATTAAAAGAAGAACTTTCTAAATGTGTGCACTGTGGGTTCTGTCTAGAGGCTTGTCCTACTTACGTAATAACTAGGTCAGAAACTCATTCACCACGCGGTAGGATTACAGCCGTGAAATTAGGTATTGACAGTGTAGGTCTCAACACTTGTATGTTCTGCAGGAGATGCGAGCTTGCATGCCCTAGCGGGGTGAAATACTCAGATATAATAACTTCAGTTCGTAAACCCAACGCAATAGAGAAAGTTTTGGTAAGAATGCTAGAGAGACCAGAGACACTCACTCCATTTATAAAACCCGTATTGAGGTTGAACGGCTCTACCCCGTTAAGTCATGAGGAAGAGGATTATGATCTGGTATTGTTCCCGGGATGTATAATGTCCGTAATCTTTAGGAGTACTGTGGAGAATGCGTTGAGGTTTTTGAAGAGTCGTGGGTATAGAGTGAAGATTCTGAACGGATGTTGTGGCCTGGCTCACACTCATGTAGGAGAGACTAGGAGAGCTGAAGAGCTAATAAGTAAACTGAAGGAAATTAAGAAGCCTATAGTTTCTCTGTCGTCTAATTGTTCTGCTCATATGAAAGAGAAGGGTTTGAACGTGTATGACTTCTCGGAGTTTTTAGTCAAGTTCATTAAGGAATTACCTAAAAAGGATATGGAAGTCACTTTACACCAACCCTGCCACGCTCATTTATTAGGGATCGATAAGTATGACAGACAAGTTTTAGAAATGATGGGGATTAGGATTAGGGAAGCTGAGGAACCGTCTTTTGAATGTGGTGCTGGAGGTGATTACTTTATCTTCAATAAGGATATGGCTAGTCAAGTTATGCAAATTAAGAAAGAGAAGACTCTGAAGAGCGGAGCGAATATAGTAGTCTCTACAAATCCTTCTTGTTCTATTGCTTTCATTAAAATGGGCTTAAACCCAACACATATTGCTGATTTAATTTTTAAATAG